The DNA window TTCACTTCTGCCTTGGATTTAGTTCCATATGGTACATGAAGCGTATCTGCAAAAAATAAATAATCTTCATTCGGTAACTCATTCATTGCATGTGATAAAACAGTTAGTCCACCTAAACCTGAGTCAAAAAAAGCGATTCTCATTTACTGTCACCTTCTAAGTATTTTCTGTATTATTTCACTGTATAAAAAAGGATCTGCAATGCAGACCCAAATGCTTAATTCATTTATTCTGAATTAGTCCGATTCCATTACCCACAGGGTCTACTAAATAAGCTAAATAGAAGTTATCGAATTCCATCTTGTCCCTTACAATTTGAGCGCCTAATTCAACTGATTTTTTAATTGACTCTTCAATATCATCGACTTCAATTTGAATTCTAGTCCCATGAGGAAAATCATGAGGCCCTTTAGAAATACCACCATGTATGCCTGGTTTTGAATCATCACCGGTAGTCACAGGATAGTACCCCCAGTTGGGTTCTGCAATCTCCCAGCCAAATACGGATGAATAAAATGCTGCTGCACGTTCTGGGTCTTGACTACTTAAATCAAATAATACGACTCTTCCCATAAGAACCTCCCTGAAATGGTATACTTATCCAACCCCGATAATACCAAATGCTTGTTCGTGTGTAAAGAACGCTTCAGATTACCCGAACGATACTCTAAGTTTTTCAATAGATTCTCGCAGAGTACTACTTGTTTTGACCTCCACTACTACAGATATTTCAAGGTCCTTGGCCAATTGTAATCGTTCGTTGATAGGAACCACCCCTGAATATAAAGGTTGATGATCTGATATTCCATTATAATCATGAAGATGCATATGTCTTAGTCGAGCTAGGTTTCGCTCAAAAAAGGGCTGTTCTTGAAATCCACTTTTCCCATCATGACCTGCATCCCAAGTTAAATGAAAATTATCAAACTGCATCAATTTGTTCAGGGTTCTCTCAACGAATGGAAGCTGAAAATTCAGGGTATTCTCCACACAAATATCAACATTTAAATGGCTAGCAAGCTCAAGTAATTCCGCATATGACTCATAAATTAAATTTATAAATTCCGTCTCATATCGTTCGTTGATCCAAACCCTCTGATCGGGTAATGTAAAATATATGCCCTGATTCAAGTGCATATTCAATGTTTTAATATTCGCCATGCTCGCCCAACGAATCGTTTCTTTACAGCGTTCCAAATGACCGTATCTTATAGAAGGGTGAAATGATCCAAGATCAATCTCTTCTGGCAGATGAATCGAAAAATCGATTCCAAACCGATGCTTAATCTCCTTAATTTCATTTATATTCAGACTTTCAGGAGTGCAGATGGGTAAGTTCATATTCAATTCAATAAACTCCAGTTCTAATTCGCGGCAAAGATCTACATTCTGTTGTAAGGTTGCATACTCAATCAAAGTCGGCATTCCGAGCTTCATAGCTAGCCCTCACCTCCTATTACTTCTGAATTTTATTCTTAATACGTATGGATTTATTCAAGTGAAGAAAATTATGCCTTGTGGCTGGCATAAGGATTAGTCCTCCAGTGTCCTTCTTCCCCCAATAGTCCAGTAACCAAGTTGCTTCCTTCTTAACTGCTCCTTGATCTAATAGCTTTTCTATTCTCACAGATTCAACCTTTTGTTTGAATTGACCCGGTTGTAAAGACTTTACTATCGTTCGCGTTGCCCGCCCGACTTCAAGACGATACGATAATAATGCATTTATATCTATATTAGCGCTTAATTCAGCTACCTCATTTTCTGTCATTTCATTTCCGGTATGAGTACAATTTATATTTAGTTTTTTAACCCAGTCCCCAGAAAAAAAGACCTGATCTTGATTACCTACTAGAACATTCATAGTCATATCTTCAATCCGAGAAATATGCCAAATTTGCCATACAATAGAGTTTCTTGTATCAGGCGATACGACTGGATATTTACGGAATGTCTCATCTGTCATATTGTTTAACAATTCATCCTCTAAAGTCATAACCTGAGAGTTTTCTATTTTCGAAGCGTATAACAAGGCATGTTGATTCAAAAAAAGTTCAATCGCATTCTCATGTTCAGTCGGCTTATATATAATACTCGTTAATTTTTTGTGATTCTCATTCCAAAGCTTCCTTTGCTCTATATCCATCCCAATCCCAGCTTTCATAATGATTATTCATGCGTAAGAATATTGATTAACTTACCAAATGGATCACGGACATAGAATCTCCGAACGCCCCATGGCTCAACTGTCGGACCATACTCTATTGGAAACCCAGCTTTTTTCATTCGATCAAGGGCGATATCAATATCATCTACTTCGATCGATAGATCGGGCGTTTCCGTCTGGGAGCCACCTTGTGAGGCGAAGCTAATCTGGATGTTCATTTCTGTATCTGAACCATAAGTTGCAATCCAACCATGATCCATCAATAAATGTAGTCCAAGCACATCCTCGTAGAAACGTTTAGCTGCTGTAATATCCTGCGTATCAATATTGGTGACGATGCGTTTGACCCTCATTTTGTTACCTCCATTTACGAAACACCCCAACCTTAGATAACTCTATCTTAGGCTGGGGCGTCGGCTGTCTGATCTCTTTTTAATGATTATACTCTAAGTTCAACGTTCCATTCTTTAAATAATTGATTCAATTCAACTGCTGTTTCTACAATAAAAGCTCTTACCTTTTCCTCTAGAAAATAACTCAGTTCAATCTTTGGCTCATTCGTTTCATTTAGAAGCCATTCTAACTTCACATCTCTATATTGATTGACTTCATCATCAGTAATGTTCCATTCTAATTCTGTGCGCTCATTTAAATATTTCAAACAATTGTCTCTAATTATGTCTATTCTGGGGAACTGGTCATCGCAAACCAGATGAGTAGATCCCTTCTCTTGTCTGGTCACGTTACCTCTCATATGGACCGCATCTGGAGCGATACTGCCTATCAACAAACTAGGGGACACATCTATTAAACATATTTCATTAGCAACTGCAAAATGAACCATGGGCCAAGGCACTTGTTTATCCCCCCTTATAGGAATTAAAGACTCTTCGTCAGGATGATTTCTAAAGGCTCATTCTCCAACAATAAACAGCCGCTATCTTTATATCCTAATCTTCTATAAAAGTGCTGAGCTTCTTCATTTGCTAAGGTTGACGTCATGACTAACTTATATCCTTTTTGCTTCATTAAATCTTCCCAGAACAAGACAACCTTCTTCCCGAAACCATGACTTCTATGTTCTGAATCGATCCAAATCATGTTCATAAACGGCGTGTTATCCCAAAAATATCCGTATCTCATCCAGCCAATATTTTGACTTTGATCACGTAAAATTAATATCTCATTTGCCTTGATCTTCGGTATGACTAGCTCCTCTGCAATATGTATATCGTGTTCGATAAGATAAGGATAGTCCGATTCTGTTGCATAATCTATCTTCATTATGTGTTCTCCCTTTTCGATGATTTTCTATTCAGTTGTTCGCAATTTCTGATCAACACTTATATTCTTCAATACATTTAATATTTGTTTAAATAGGTCCAGATGACAAGAATTTATTTATTAGGTTCTAAAGAGTTTTAACATTATATACCTTCATCCTAATCTCTCCTATAAGTTATTATTCAATATTAATATGTATATTTAAAAACCCAGCCTTCAAAATAAACGGCTGGGTTTTTAGAATTACGATAGTTCTCATTTCTTTTTGTGATAATGATAGCCTGTACAGAGCCCTTTTTGTTTTGATTTAGCAGAACATTTATGTCCACCATTTTTATCAAGTCTACCTGAATGTGCGTAAGCAGAAGATGAGGTTCCAACTAATACTACTAAAGCGATAATCATTACGATGATTTTTTTCATTTGTCACCCTGGAATTGGCCTAAGTTTTAGGCGTAATGGAATTCTCCACTATTCTACAATAAAATCCATATTTAGGATATAGAGAGTTTTTTTCGATATAACCCTCACTTATTATAATTATTTTCCAACACATTATATCTCCCAATTATGCGAACTTCATGCCCTAATGTCTCAAGTATGGTAACTGCCTTCTCAATCGTTCCTTTGCTACAGTTATTATTAGCTTCTAGAAAGAATCTATATACTCCAAATTTCCTTGCGGTTGGACGCGATTCAATCCATGATAAATTTATTTCAAGGGCAGTAAATATATTTAAC is part of the Paenibacillus segetis genome and encodes:
- a CDS encoding VOC family protein, giving the protein MGRVVLFDLSSQDPERAAAFYSSVFGWEIAEPNWGYYPVTTGDDSKPGIHGGISKGPHDFPHGTRIQIEVDDIEESIKKSVELGAQIVRDKMEFDNFYLAYLVDPVGNGIGLIQNK
- a CDS encoding sugar phosphate isomerase/epimerase family protein, which codes for MKLGMPTLIEYATLQQNVDLCRELELEFIELNMNLPICTPESLNINEIKEIKHRFGIDFSIHLPEEIDLGSFHPSIRYGHLERCKETIRWASMANIKTLNMHLNQGIYFTLPDQRVWINERYETEFINLIYESYAELLELASHLNVDICVENTLNFQLPFVERTLNKLMQFDNFHLTWDAGHDGKSGFQEQPFFERNLARLRHMHLHDYNGISDHQPLYSGVVPINERLQLAKDLEISVVVEVKTSSTLRESIEKLRVSFG
- a CDS encoding DinB family protein; this encodes MDIEQRKLWNENHKKLTSIIYKPTEHENAIELFLNQHALLYASKIENSQVMTLEDELLNNMTDETFRKYPVVSPDTRNSIVWQIWHISRIEDMTMNVLVGNQDQVFFSGDWVKKLNINCTHTGNEMTENEVAELSANIDINALLSYRLEVGRATRTIVKSLQPGQFKQKVESVRIEKLLDQGAVKKEATWLLDYWGKKDTGGLILMPATRHNFLHLNKSIRIKNKIQK
- a CDS encoding VOC family protein gives rise to the protein MRVKRIVTNIDTQDITAAKRFYEDVLGLHLLMDHGWIATYGSDTEMNIQISFASQGGSQTETPDLSIEVDDIDIALDRMKKAGFPIEYGPTVEPWGVRRFYVRDPFGKLINILTHE
- a CDS encoding GNAT family N-acetyltransferase yields the protein MKIDYATESDYPYLIEHDIHIAEELVIPKIKANEILILRDQSQNIGWMRYGYFWDNTPFMNMIWIDSEHRSHGFGKKVVLFWEDLMKQKGYKLVMTSTLANEEAQHFYRRLGYKDSGCLLLENEPLEIILTKSL
- a CDS encoding YHYH domain-containing protein, whose product is MKKIIVMIIALVVLVGTSSSAYAHSGRLDKNGGHKCSAKSKQKGLCTGYHYHKKK